In Macrobrachium rosenbergii isolate ZJJX-2024 chromosome 19, ASM4041242v1, whole genome shotgun sequence, the following are encoded in one genomic region:
- the LOC136848513 gene encoding MAP7 domain-containing protein 3-like, whose amino-acid sequence MPLAASKEMPLAASIEMMLAASMEMSLAALMDMPLAASIEMTLAVSMETPLAASLEMTLTISMEMTLASSIEVQLAASMEMPLAASMEMPLAASMVMALAATMEMLLAVSMEMTLEASMEMPLAASMEMPLAASMEMPLAASMEMPLAASMEMPLAASMEMPLAASMEMPFQSSMEMTFEASMEMKPAATSWHSPEDVRFPVIPLSLAH is encoded by the coding sequence ATGCCTCTAGCAGCATCAAAGGAGATGCCGCTAGCAGCATCAATAGAGATGATGCTAGCAGCATCAATGGAGATGTCGCTAGCAGCATTAATGGACATGCCGCTAGCTGCATCAATAGAGATGACGCTAGCAGTATCAATGGAGACGCCACTAGCAGCATCATTGGAGATGACGCTAACAATATCAATGGAGATGACGCTAGCATCATCAATTGAGGTGCAGCTAGCAGCATCAATGGAGATGCCATTAGCAGCATCAATGGAGATGCCATTAGCAGCATCAATGGTTATGGCGCTAGCAGCAACAATGGAGATGCTGCTAGCAGTATCAATGGAGATGACGCTTGAAGCATCAATGGAGATGCCGCTAGCAGCATCAATGGAGATGCCGCTAGCAGCATCAATGGAGATGCCGCTAGCAGCATCAATGGAGATGCCGCTAGCAGCATCAATGGAGATGCCGCTAGCAGCATCAATGGAGATGCCGCTAGCAGCATCAATGGAGATGCCGTTTCAATCATCAATGGAGATGACGTTTGAAGCATCAATGGAGATGAAGCCAGCAGCAACATCTTGGCATTCACCAGAGGATGTCCGGTTCCCAGTAATCCCTCTAAGTTTGGCTCattaa